One window of the Eucalyptus grandis isolate ANBG69807.140 chromosome 6, ASM1654582v1, whole genome shotgun sequence genome contains the following:
- the LOC104451683 gene encoding uncharacterized protein LOC104451683, which translates to MASERQTFSAKWTKSVTNLFIGLLVDEVKKGNRTSSTFNKAGWRNIHIEFIRQTGCQYSMVQLRNKENVEWAKFRKDGFPQYPELCIVFGGTYATGEYGFENAQDLTVSEEDHNGDGNVGGDNSGCNAYGDNSGGNAYGDAGGDHTDDFSDHHTDERVFTSDNAATSTRGKHKLDRTPNTKRRRKSTQNSIYDTCKAIQDFLTVRSSQFGSGSAASGVMPSPVDPFSVAAVMDILISIVAPRTLRRSPQAPMLHLITLLIYP; encoded by the exons ATGGCATCTGAGAGACAGACATTCAGTGCAAAGTGGACCAAGTCTGTAACCAACCTATTTATTGGTTTGTTGGTGGATGAGGTCAAAAAGGGGAATCGGACCTCTTCTACTTTCAACAAAGCAGGGTGGAGGAATATACATATTGAATTCATTAGACAAACAGGATGCCAATATAGCATGGTCCAGCTGAGGAACAAG GAGAATGTAGAGTGGGCAAAATTCAGGAAGGATGGATTTCCCCAGTATCCCGAGCTATGTATTGTATTTGGTGGTACATATGCTACTGGGGAATATGGCTTTGAAAATGCTCAAGATTTGACAGTGTCGGAGGAAGATCACAATGGTGATGGCAATGTAGGCGGTGACAACAGTGGTTGCAATGCATATGGTGACAACAGTGGTGGCAATGCCTATGGTGATGCTGGTGGTGACCATACAGATGACTTCAGTGATCACCACACTGATGAGAGAGTGTTTACATCAGACAATGCTGCAACTTCAACTCGTGGAAAGCACAAATTGGATAGGACTCCAAATactaagaggagaaggaagagtaCCCAAAACAGTATTTATGACACTTGCAAAGCCATACAAGACTTTTTGACAGTTAGGTCAAGTCAATTTGGTAGTGGCTCTGCGGCCTCTGGGGTTATGCCATCACCTGTGGACCCTTTCTCCGTAGCTGCTGTGATGGATATTCTAATTAGTattgtagcaccccgaacccttcgaaggtcgccacaagcaccgATGTTACATCTTATTACCCTTTTGATCTACCCTTAG
- the LOC120294370 gene encoding uncharacterized protein LOC120294370: protein MASSIETSKISGHFRSISLPSRSHPLTTTAEEHLSRLRSSEAASSSSSASQILGELKSLYDCIDDLLQLPLTQQVLSHLKSRRRVVGLFSHALRRLREREGSFLTDEGMYPGAQINFEKKERRGFQLRRRGFLALTSASTKPRGWSRVSKLLGPKRVSCDGGKETNEVQGLDALVLSLRSSKDINNQVGDLSKRLEELEASIQEIEDELECIFRRLVMCFGKCFNGSIACDYLIVSHAHAAGPALVLQPSRPSLRKLLD from the exons ATGGCTTCATCAATTGAGACCTCGAAAATTAGTGGCCATTTCCGATCAATCAGCTTGCCTTCTAGGAGCCACCCTCTCACAACAACCGCAGAGGAGCATTTGTCTAGGCTCAGATCATCAGAAGCGGCGTCCTCGTCCTCATCGGCATCCCAAATTTTGGGAGAACTCAAGAGCTTGTATGACTGCATCGATGACTTGCTTCAGTTGCCTCTCACTCAACAGGTTCTTTCCCACCTGAAGTCCCGCCGAAGAGTCGTTGGACTTTTCTCTCATGCACTTAGACGTTTGCGAGAACGTGAGGGAAGCTTTCTCACAGACGAAGGAATGTATCCAGGAGCTCAAATCAACTttgagaagaaggaaaggaggGGATTCCAGCTTCGCCGTAGAG GTTTCCTTGCTCTGACAAGTGCAAGCACCAAGCCTAGAGGCTGGTCCCGAGTGTCGAAACTGCTGGGACCTAAACGCGTATCATGTGACGGAGGAAAGGAAACCAATGAAGTGCAAGGCTTGGATGCCCTCGTGCTCTCCCTCAGATCGAGCAAAGACATCAATAATCAAGTAGGCGATCTGTCAAAGCGATTGGAGGAACTAGAGGCGAgcattcaagaaattgaggatgagTTGGAATGCATTTTCAGGCGCCTG GTCATGTGCTTTGGAAAATGCTTTAATGGAAGCATAGCATGCGACTATCTGATTGTGAGCCATGCTCATGCTGCAGGTCCTGCTTTGGTGCTGCAGCCTTCTCGACCAAGTCTCAGAAAATTGCTGGATTAG
- the LOC120294371 gene encoding uncharacterized protein LOC120294371, with the protein MASSIETSKISGHFRSISLPSRSHPLPTTAEEHLSRLRSSEAASSSSLASQSLGELKSLYDCIDDLLQLPLTQQVLSHLRSPAEESLDLSLMHLDVCGNVREAFSQTKECIQELKSSLRRRKGGDSSFAVEVEEYINSRKKLNKVIGKYLRNLKKEGSKKASHNEATLSILTEAGEISVSVFGSLLGFLALTSASTKPRGWSRVSKLLGPKRVSCDGGKETNEVQGLDALVLSLRSSKDINNQVGDLSKRLEELEASIQEIEDELECIFRRLVKLRVSLLNIVNH; encoded by the coding sequence CCGATCAATCAGCTTGCCTTCTAGGAGCCACCCTCTCCCAACAACCGCAGAGGAGCATTTGTCTAGGCTCAGATCATCAGAAGCGGCGTCCTCGTCCTCATTGGCATCCCAAAGCTTGGGAGAACTCAAGAGCTTGTATGACTGCATCGATGACTTGCTTCAGTTGCCTCTCACTCAACAGGTTCTTTCCCACCTGAGAAGTCCCGCCGAAGAGTCGTTGGACCTTTCTCTCATGCACTTAGACGTTTGCGGGAACGTGAGGGAAGCTTTCTCACAGACGAAGGAATGTATCCAGGAGCTCAAATCATCTttgagaagaaggaaaggaggaGATTCCAGCTTCGCCGTAGAGGTAGAAGAATACATCAACTCTAGAAAAAAGTTGAACAAAGTAATCGGTAAGTActtgagaaatttgaagaaggaagggTCTAAGAAGGCCTCTCACAATGAAGCTACCCTCAGCATACTAACTGAAGCTGGAGAGATCAGCGTTTCCGTATTCGGGTCCCTCTTAGGTTTCCTTGCTCTGACAAGTGCAAGCACCAAGCCTAGAGGCTGGTCCCGAGTGTCGAAACTGCTGGGACCTAAACGCGTATCATGTGACGGAGGAAAGGAAACCAATGAAGTGCAAGGCTTGGATGCCCTCGTGCTCTCCCTCAGATCGAGCAAAGACATCAATAATCAAGTAGGCGATCTGTCAAAGCGATTGGAGGAACTAGAGGCGAgcattcaagaaattgaggatgagTTGGAATGCATTTTCAGGCGCCTGGTGAAATTGAGGGTTTCCCTTCTCAACATTGTTAACCACTAG